The DNA window CCAAGTGGCTTTGATCTTAGTAAACCAGTAAGTCAGCATACTCACTTGAGACTAAGAGGTAGATGCGGGACTGGGTCCTTAAGAGGAAGCTCTTTGCTCTTGATATATTTTCAAGTTGTTTTTCTGAGAATTATACTCTTGCCCAAATGTTTGGATTGCTCATGGCGGTGCTTTCATTTGAACTCTCTCCCAGCTTCCTCCTCATGTCCTGCAGAGTAGTAAGCAGCCACGTTTGACTAAGCAAACTGCTACGTTCAACATGAGCCTCTACTGCCCTCCAGTGTTCACTACAAGTGATCCGTGATGGGTAGGTTGATTCTGTGGAATGATGCCAAACATGGTTTTCAATCCCTTATATCTGTTCCCTCCCCTGATCCCCTTTTAACATCTCTTACTAATTTTCCACAATTTCAAACTTACTTTTTCAAGATCATCCCTTGATTGAATCCATTTGGTGTAATCCCCCTCCCTTCTCTTGGAATGTCTGTGTTGTGTCTTCTTGTTCCTGCCTCTGAAGAAATGCAACATTTCTGAGATAAAGAGGAAACCAGGTTTTAGGGCAGAACGAACAGACGAACAAGTGAGCAGACAGTAGAAATACGGAGAGAGCAGAAATGGAGGCAACTGTGGACAACTCTTTCCAGAAGTGTATCgtcaaggagaaggaaaaatcTGATAGAAGATGGCATAATTGAAGTTAGGAGGGAAAACTTAAGTTTATTCGTAATTTGATGAGAAGCTTCCagtaaaaagaaattcataaaattaaaacatatccaCAAACAAACAGCAGAGAGTCCTTCATCCCCTACTCTCCCACTTTCCCccctttttatttcccttcaCCCTTTATATATACAAAGTGTCAGTCACTGTGCATTGAATATAAGTATGGTCAATATGGGcctccttggtagctcagatggtaaagaatcttcctgcaaagtgggagacccaggttcaatccttgggttgggaagattccctggagaggagcatggcaactcactccagtattcttgcctggagaatcccatggacagaggaacctggcgagctacagtccatggggtcagtataTATTCAGTCAAATTGTATCAGCTGCAGAACATTGCACTGGTCAAATTGTGAAACCCaagtgttgaagctgaaactccaatactttggccacctgatgtgaagagctgactcatttgaaaagacccagatgctgggaaagattgagggcaggaaaaggggatgacagaggatgagatgtttggatggcatcaccgactccatggacgtgggtttgagtagactctggcagttggtgatggacagggaggcctggcgtgctgtggttcatgaggttgcaaagagtcggacacaactgagtgactgaactgaactgaagtgatatcaCAAGTACATTTTCTTGAAAGGTTCATGGTTTTGTCTAAATCATCTATCTCCTACACAATAAGGAAAGTGAGCCTGAGGTGAAGGGCTATTTTATCACTGTTTACATCTCTTACAAAACACCAATGTGTTAAACTCTTCAGGACTCAGTTTGCTGGTGGTTGAAGGCTTGCACCTTCTGCAAACTAAATCTAAGCTCAACTTTTCTGGAAGCAAATTCATTTTGCAACATTTCTTACCTCAGTGTGACAGAATTGTTTATTTCAGGTTTGCTATCCAACCTGTTTTCagttcaaaaacaaataaaaagattgtATGTCAGTTCTGGGTAATGAGACTTGGAACTTAAATGAACTGAGTTTAGTCTAAGGTATTATTTTACACAGAACAAAGGGATCCATTCAACATATTAAGTAACAAAAGATACTAACAGCCCACTGGAGAAAATATCACAGTGGTTTTGGACCCAGAAAAGACAGTTTTCTCAAGTTTTAGACTTATCTTTGATCTTATGATGAACATAAAAGGGTGTTCTATAAGCATCTAATGCTTTCTCTCTGGCTTCTGCCActggtgtgtttgtttttttgtgccCTTTTGCAGAGCTATCAACTGGGAAGACAGACATGCATGCCTTGGAAGGATCCTGAATTTCTCTCAGTCTGCCAGCAACTTTTCATCATAAAAGCTGTCAGGGGACATAAGGAAAAAGACATTTCCAGATTTCCTAGAGGGATGATTTAACCACTCTCCCCGCCCCCATTCTTGCCCCAAGTGACTAAATTTAATGACCCATATTGGAtgtagaaattaagaaaatgagagaatggATCAGTCATGTGGGAATTCGAACGTAACTATCTTGATTGAACAGGAGAATCTTGAGAAAAACTGTTGGCAACATTTCAGTTTGTCACATAGGACTCTCTCTTGTTGCTTCCCAAACATAACTAATCTTAAATCCTAGGAATAATCACAGTTAACGGTGGCAAAGCACCACTCTTGGCCTTAGCAAGCCGAGATCTCAGTTAAATAATACTTAGTGCAATGATTAAGATACATGTAGTTAGTCTCCTATTAGATGAAAGTTTAGGCTTTCTCAGTTGTCTTGACAGAGACCCCAGAAGCCTCAAAACTTTGGCGAGACATCCAGTATTCCCACATCCTGAAGTGATATTCGACTGCATGTGTAAGTCACAGTGAGAGATGATGAGATTTTTAGAATTTGTCCATCACCCAACTCCAGGCAACATAAGTGGGGATGAAGGATTGACTGGAAGATTAAGGCCTAAGGGGATAATAATTTGGAGGGAGTTGTCGGGTGCCTCTTGTTTTCCCTCTTCTTTGAGGAGAAGCATGGCGGGGCGGGGAGGCAAAGAGGCatggtttgttttctttccttcctcctttagTACATCTGTTTCTCCCCCACCTTGCTAAGCCCTTTCTCTGACCTCTCCGAGTGtgagcaggagggaggaggagataaAGGGAGAGTAAGAGAGCCTTGATTTGGCAGATACCATCATGATCACGGTTGTAGAGCTCTCTGGATAGCAGACGTTTAAAGCCCATTCCTTCTCTGAAGCCTCCCACCCCCTGTTCATTACTGAGATTCTCCTGCAACTTCCTAGACGTGAAATCATGCACTTGATTACAGCCTTTGAGGCTGTTTCTTTAGAAACCCAATTCTAAACATCTGCGTCACTGACATTTTGGACTCGACAATTCTTTCTTGTCCTGTGCCATCCTATGCGTGGTAGGATGTCTAACAGCATCCCTGGGCTCTAACAATAGACAGCAGTTGCACCACACCCTCCCCCATTCTCCAGTTGAGAATCAATTGTCTCCAGACTTTGCCAGCTGTCCCCTGAGGGAGGAGAGTAAAATAGCTCCTGGCTGAGAACCACTCTCCACCTCTCTTCTCCTGAGGATTCCTCACTTCTCCAAGTGACTCAGCTGGACAAGATCCAAGAAAGCTCTCTACCAGCTTCCTCTCTCAGTGGCCCATATCTGATCCAAGGAAACACTCAAGCATTTTTGGTCCCAGCAGATTCCAGGAATGCAGACATATACTGAACTTTACCCCAAGACTCTGTTGCCATGGTCTGCTTCTTTAGATTTCTCAGGTATGACTGGAACAGTGTGTTCCCTAAACTCCAGGGCACATCCACACCTTAACTGGTGTCCTTAGAACCTCATGCAATTGACATGAGGGCTCTTACATGAGAAATCCTCTTCAGTAATCCTTCTCCCAAGCCCTCATCTTGACCATTTTATACCCTTGAATTGTGATTAAGATGTAACTACTTCCTTTGTAACTGCTTCCTTAACTACTAGTAAATTCTGTCTATACTAGTACTTCCTTCAAATCTTAATGATACCTGGGCTGAATTTCATTTTAACATCTTACTATGTATTGACAAAAATTACGCAGTATGTATTACTCCTTACCTTTGTGTTTTTCTTCACTTGTAATTATGTAGAATGTTTGTTTATAGACCActgattttttataattatatatttcattGCATTAAAAGTTTTCCtcctttagatttttttaatgtgtatttgaactgtagtgttggagaagactcttgagagtcccttggactgcaaggagatccaaccagtccattctgaaggagatcagccctgggatttctttggaaggaatgatgctaaagctgaaactccagtactttgggcacctcatgagaagagttgactcattggaaaagactctgatgctgtgagagattgggggcaggaggagaaggggacgacagaggatgagatggctggatggcatcactgactcgatggatgtgagtctgagtgaactccgggagtttgtgatggacagggaggcctggcgtgctgcgattcatggggtcgcaaagagtcggacacgactgagtgactgatgtgatctgatctgatctgattttagaTGATTCTGTGATGTAAATCAGAACTTTCATCTTTGGCAAAATTGTTTTTCCTGACAAAAAGTAACTGACTCTAAAACTGAAGAGACATTTCAGTCTGTTATGCAGACCACATTTCCAGGAATGTTCTATCAATTTATGGTCCCTCCACAGTGCCTTTACCAGAATTACATCTTACTGTTTTTAACACTTTATTAATCAGAGACAAATAGCATCAATTATTAATTTCTGCTCTGTGCTAATTATTTCAgtttgtctgttttcattttgttctttctaaACATTTTAGGGAAAAACTCAAATtagctatttttctttccttggctCACTAACTTAAGTTATACATTTCAACTAATGAGAATCTATGTAAACTTTCCTGTAAGATTTAGAACAACAAAAAGAGTTAATCCTTTAGCTCTTCCTAGTTCTTTTGCAAACCTGACCCCATACCTCCCCTGGGAAAAAAAGTGGATCATGTGCAAAATTTTGCACTTGATTCTAAGAGGGGCCAAGGATTCCTGAAGGCAATAGATCCATAGACCCCAGGATACAAACCTCATGATTGGAGCACTGCTTTGAGGCACCCTAGTATTTGTATGCCGTATTATATacttagtgttttttaaaataggtatatattaagatgttatttaaaattttatactggGTTGGGCACTCTGTAGAACATTTTAGATTCCCAGTTTTGTATTACAACATGTAATAAGTATGCAGAATTTCTGAATTTTAACATTACAAAGTTCAGTTACAAAATATCTTGGTACTCTTTTTGATGAGATTCAAGTAGAAGCAATATTAGTATTATCATACTCTTGAATTCTTCCCATGTGTTAATATTTACTAAATAGTGTAACAGCTTTGTTGAAATAGTCATTATAGTTCTACCCAATGATTTTTCCTCACAAGTTTCTCTTATACCACACATTATGTGACTCAGCTTCATCTATAAATGAGAGAATTTGGACCATATCATCTCTGTGACATCTGATCCTAGTTCTGACATTCACAAATTCAGCGTATAATATTCATAATGTTTATTTTGCTTCATATCTTTATTCAGGCACAGTGCCCCACTTAGTCACTTTTACTTGGGATACATTTCATCTCATACCATTATAATCACTATCCTCACTCCATTAGCAGAGAGTTGGGGGTTAAGACTTATAAAGGGAGTCCTCGAATTTCAGAGATGGAAAGGATCTGAGCTCCCTGAGCAATCTGTTAGAAAACACTTTAGTCAAGTTCCCAGAAAGATTCATTCCTTAGGACCTTTATTCTTCATCCATGTCTCTTGCTATATAAACCATCTTATATTTCAGCTGCTCCCCACGAGACTTTCTGCACCGAGGCAGAGAAAAAGATaagttgttgtcattcagtcactaaattgtgtctgactctctgtgacctcatgtactgcaacaccccaggctcccttgtccttcattatctcccggagtttgctcaaattcatgttcattgagtcagtgatgccatctaaccattttatccctctgctgcccccttctattgccttcaatctttcccagtgtcattTCCCAATGACaagttggccctttgcatcaggtggccaacctatgtttatttttctaaatacacATTTACCGTTCTAAATGTGTAAACTTCAGAGTGGACTGCACCTAGAAGAAAATGCTGATATGCAGTCGCACATTCAGTAACCAACAGGATAGAGACTGACATTGCTTCAGCCATTCCAAATACACGTCCCAAGAATAGCCAACCACATAGGGAATTGTCACTGCCTCCACAGGAGGAAGATGGAGTTAACTATAGAATGTCCTGCAAAGGATGCCTCACTACTTCACTTACCACAAAGATGTTCCCTTTAGTCAACAGAACCATTTCCGATGACATCATATTGCTCAAAATACCACtttaatttttgcttcatttttcttgtaCTACTGGATTTACAGCAGCAATAAACTCTTAAGTCAATAAATCCATCCTATGGAAAGCAAGgtagaaagggaaataaatatttaagaaggccaattattttttatttgtgaaGTCATCATTCATGAGCAGGACCTATCAGTACAATATAATACAACTCATGAGATCTTGGCATGAAACTATTCCCTGGAACTTTATTAAAAAGAACTGGTGTAAGGTGTATAGagacaaataattataaataagtgagaacattttcagagaaaaggtacactttttcttttctttggccaagtgcagcacatggggtcttagttccctaaccagagattgaatctgtacCCCgctacagtggaagtgtggagtcttaaccacctgaAACCAGGAAAGTTCTGAAAATGTTTACTTCCTATGacaaaaaagagtctgaaatgccaTGATGGAAGGCTGAGTTCTCACAGAGAACACCCTACAGTGGTTTCTTCTGAATACCTTCAGGTTTTTGCCTCCACTCAGGGAGAAGACCAGGTGCCAATTTTCAATTACAGGGAAACATCCAGTATGTAGCTAAATTCCCTACTGTTTTAGAGAAACCGGTTGAAGTTTTTGGGCTGCTAATCTGCAGGATTCCTTTTAATCCCATCATTTTCAGTAtgaatcaaaattaattttttaaaaagattttgttgTGTTAAATCTTAGAAAAGATTAAGGGGTGCAAGTTTAGGTAGTTCCCCTCATCCTGTTTTAAATTGGTAAAACATTCCCAGTTGAAAAGCATCCTGTGCCATTCTTAGAATCATATACTTCAAACCTTGCTCAGCCAAATGCTCGACTATTTTAAGAAAGGTGGCCAGCTCTAGGGGAGGTGTCAGGccattctgtttttccatgtgCTTTCAGCTGCTAATGGGCAGCATCTTCAGCCCAGGAAAAGATGCTATCAGCTGATTCTTTTTGGAATATTTGGGATGTcaaattatatttacaaaaacaggatGTGACAAAGTATCCTTTTTCCTTGGAAATAAAGGACTTTAGGCTTACTGGTCTATAAAGTGATGTGCTTAAGTCTTTAAGACTTGAGACTTAATTCTACCAAGTCTAAGAAAAGTGAGAATCCACCAGTGTTTATGGATGTAAAGCAAAGCCTGTTTGGCTGGTTAATGGCTTTTTTTGAGAttcccacattttaaaatgttttcaagttaattcagtcatttttattattgattttacaatgttgttttagtttctgttgtacaacaactTGAatcaaccatcagttcagttcagtcgcacagttgtgtctgactctttgcgaccccatgaattgcagcatgccaggcctccctgtccatcaccaactcccagagttcactcaaactcaggtccatcgagtcagtgatgccatccagccatctcatcctctgtcatccccttctcctcctgcccccaatccctcccaggatcagagccttttccaatgagtcaactcttcgatgaggtggccaaggtactagagtttcagctttagcatcattcctttcaaagaacacccaggactgatctcctttagaatggactggttggatctccttgcagtccaagggactctcaagagtcttctccaacaccacagttcaaaagcatcaattctttggtgctcagctttctttacagtctgactgtcacatccatacatgaccactggaaaaaccatagccttgtctagacgaacctttgttggcaaagtaatgtctctgcttttgaatatgctatctaggttggtcataactttccttccaaggagtaagtgttttttaatttcatggatgcaatcaccatctgcagtgattttggagcccagaaaaataaagtctggcactgtttccactgtttccccatctatttcccatgaagtgatgggaccagatgccatgatctttgttttctgaatgttgagctctaagccaacttttttactctcctctttcactttgatcaagaggctttttacttcctcttcactttcagccataagggtggtgtcatctgcatatctgaggttattgatatttctcccggcaatcttgattccagcttaagcttcttccagcccagtgtttctcatgatgtaccctgcatataagttaaataggcagggtgacaatatacagccttgacgaactccttttcctatttggaaccagtctgttgttccatgtccagttctaactgtttcttcctgacctgcatataggtttctcaagagcagaAGTGTCCTAAAAGAAGTCAGCTCAAATGTGCCCAAAACATTACATGGTTTTACCTTTCTTCCACCTGCTTTTCCTACTGCTCACTTCCACTTCACTTGTTAATCCCTAGCAGAGCTGTGGCTGGGACAAGGGAAGTTATTAGAGAGTTGAAATGTAAGGTGACATCAAGATATCATCTCCAGATTTGGTGGGACACAAccattatttttcagaaacaGGACTGGCAGGTGTGGAGAATAGAAGGTGGGTAATACGGTGTCTAACCACAGGTGCATCTGCTTCTGGGTCTTGTTCCTGTGTCTCCAGGGTTGACCAATCAATACAGTCATTTCCTGGGTAgttattgtgtatatttaccaaaAGGTCACAGAAGCATCTTCCCTGTGAAGACTGAGCTGGTTTGTTATAAGGTGGACACTCCAGTATTTCcataaaactttaaattttatgatattttgtgATGATTCATTTTACGAGTCTTGCTTCAGTGATCACAATTTTCAGTGTCACCTGGGCATGATGGATGACAACAAGGTAGATTGAACAATGTTGTCTTTAGAACATTTGGTATTTTATGATAAGGCACAGTGGGTGGGTGGTCCTAACACATTTTCTTATCCAGGCTTCTAAAGCTCTAGGCAACCTCTACCAGGAGACAAGCAAAAGTATTTTCATTGTGTGGTTTTAAAATGGGCAATTTGGCTCATCTACAGTCAAAGTCGATGGTTATGGGTGAGGAGACCTTTTTACTTAAACAAGTGCGGCCTCTTTCAAAGGCTCCTGCAAGCAAAACATTTCCTGTTTTCATTGGAGCATTCTGTTATGTG is part of the Bos indicus x Bos taurus breed Angus x Brahman F1 hybrid chromosome 1, Bos_hybrid_MaternalHap_v2.0, whole genome shotgun sequence genome and encodes:
- the GUCA1C gene encoding LOW QUALITY PROTEIN: guanylyl cyclase-activating protein 3 (The sequence of the model RefSeq protein was modified relative to this genomic sequence to represent the inferred CDS: inserted 5 bases in 3 codons; substituted 1 base at 1 genomic stop codon), which encodes MGTDKSVVGGETAVPANETXWYRKLTMEYPSSLQTLPEFXTCLGLQGLNQKVSRHVDQVCNTMVKNKDGFIDLRVYCCCKSSSTRKMKQKLKWYFEQYDVIGNGSESLHRFSLVEMKLQENLSNEQGVGGFREGMGFKRLLSRELYNRDHDGICQIKALLLSLYLLLPPAHTRRGQRKGLARKVELRFSLQKVQAFNHQQTXSPEEFNTLVFCKRCKQEMTLEGFINGMEKDQGLLEIVSKSFDFSNVLKVICGGKXPDTGERLLLNQLTRMV